Proteins encoded in a region of the Methanofollis tationis genome:
- a CDS encoding potassium channel family protein has translation MYIIIVGLGGIGRNLAAISAEHGDSVVVIDQDESKCNDILDHYDVLAITGDSTDSSVLDDAGIDRAQSLVATTSDDAVNLMTCWLAKRYNVTNVVSIVNQKQHSAFFKEVGVKISENPDELVATRLYYWAENPNLQQLASIPGGTIFEFVAEDGAPFIDHEIRELEVKNFVFIAIRRAGGELIIPSGNVRIRPGDSITVFTKKEAERECLDILNRQLKKAED, from the coding sequence ATGTACATCATCATCGTTGGCCTCGGCGGGATCGGGAGAAACCTTGCGGCGATCTCGGCGGAACATGGCGATAGCGTCGTTGTCATCGATCAGGACGAGTCGAAGTGCAACGATATTCTCGACCACTACGACGTGCTTGCGATCACCGGGGACTCCACCGACAGTTCGGTGCTGGACGACGCCGGCATCGACCGGGCCCAGAGCCTTGTTGCGACGACGAGCGACGATGCGGTGAACCTGATGACCTGCTGGCTCGCAAAGCGCTACAACGTCACGAACGTCGTCTCCATCGTGAACCAGAAGCAGCACTCCGCATTTTTCAAGGAGGTCGGGGTGAAGATCAGCGAGAACCCCGACGAGCTGGTGGCGACCCGTCTGTACTACTGGGCCGAGAACCCGAACCTGCAGCAGCTCGCCTCGATCCCCGGCGGGACGATCTTCGAGTTCGTGGCAGAGGATGGGGCGCCCTTCATCGACCACGAGATCAGGGAACTCGAGGTGAAAAACTTCGTCTTCATCGCCATCCGCCGGGCCGGGGGCGAGTTGATCATCCCGAGCGGAAATGTGAGGATCCGGCCGGGCGACTCGATCACGGTTTTCACGAAGAAAGAGGCCGAACGGGAGTGCCTTGATATCCTGAACCGGCAGCTGAAAAAAGCAGAAGACTAA
- the rnhB gene encoding ribonuclease HII translates to MICGVDEAGKGAVLGPMVVGGVGCEEMGDLPAGVKDSKVLTPKHRATLYDEITGSFPWTVIEVSAADIDRFREEMSMNTIVARAHAGVIAALAPQTAYVDACDVNEERYAATVTALGSPCPVIARHHADALFPVVSAASIVAKVSRDRRIIELQEAFGAIGSGYPSDPATIAYLREQIRADGVPPAFARKSWKTVEEMMRDRRQRSLGDFFA, encoded by the coding sequence ATGATCTGCGGGGTCGATGAAGCAGGAAAAGGGGCCGTGCTCGGGCCGATGGTCGTGGGAGGGGTCGGGTGCGAGGAGATGGGTGACCTGCCGGCCGGCGTGAAGGACTCCAAGGTGCTCACGCCGAAACACCGGGCAACACTGTACGACGAGATCACCGGTTCGTTCCCCTGGACCGTGATCGAGGTTTCGGCCGCGGATATCGACCGTTTCAGAGAGGAGATGAGCATGAACACGATCGTGGCCCGGGCACACGCCGGGGTGATCGCCGCCCTCGCCCCGCAGACCGCCTATGTCGATGCCTGCGACGTCAACGAAGAGCGTTACGCCGCCACGGTCACCGCCCTCGGATCGCCGTGCCCGGTCATTGCCCGGCACCACGCCGACGCCCTCTTTCCGGTCGTCAGCGCCGCCTCCATCGTCGCCAAGGTGAGCCGCGACCGGCGGATCATAGAACTTCAGGAGGCGTTCGGTGCGATCGGGAGCGGTTATCCCTCCGACCCCGCCACCATCGCCTATCTGAGGGAACAGATCAGGGCCGACGGCGTGCCGCCGGCCTTCGCCCGGAAGAGCTGGAAGACGGTGGAGGAGATGATGAGGGACCGCCGCCAGCGAAGCCTCGGGGACTTTTTTGCCTGA